The Prochlorococcus marinus XMU1408 region TTTATGGAATAATCCTAAATTATTTGAAAAATTAATAAAAAGAATAAACGAAGATGATTATCAATTGTATAGACCACATTTGCCACATAAATTTGGGAAGACATCCCTTAGGCGTTTAGCTATAGATCTTGATTCTAAGATTGAGGAATTAGTGGGGCCAGAAAAAGAAATCGATATTGTTGGTTTCTCAATGGGTGGATTAGTTAGCAGGATTTGGTTGCAAAAACATAATGGCTTTTTAAGAACAAAACGTTTTTTTAGTATTGGTACGCCTCATTTTGGTACTTATACAGCTCAGATGATACCTTCTTCTTTTATG contains the following coding sequences:
- a CDS encoding esterase/lipase family protein, translated to MNPNKRPIFLVHGLWNNPKLFEKLIKRINEDDYQLYRPHLPHKFGKTSLRRLAIDLDSKIEELVGPEKEIDIVGFSMGGLVSRIWLQKHNGFLRTKRFFSIGTPHFGTYTAQMIPSSFMPGIAEMKRGSSLLSQLNTDLSSLEKVECVSFFTKWDLMSFPGWQAKLSIGDSYHLPVLTHKELITNSNSLKIVVKKIFNDT